The Streptomyces sp. NBC_00670 genome window below encodes:
- a CDS encoding ABC transporter permease, translated as MLAYLIRRLLAAAVMLVVIIVVVFSIFFLVPKWAGVDIATSFVGKQADPASVEAVREKLGLADPIYSQVWEFFKGIFVGRTYSGGGDVTNCAAPCFGYSFRSEQSVWPVLTDRFPVTLGLALGAAVLWLVFGVAAGVLSALKRGSIWDRGAMVVALSGVSLPIYFTGLLSLAIFSYGLGWIDGQYVPLKDGFGGWLGGMILPWITLAFLYAAMYARITRATMLEILGEDYIRTARAKGLREPVVIRKHAMRSTMTPILTMLGMDLGALIGGAILTETTFSLPGLGQKVLDAIKNQDLPFILGVTLITSLAVLVANLVVDILYAVIDPRVRLA; from the coding sequence GTGCTCGCTTACCTCATCAGGCGGCTGCTCGCCGCCGCAGTGATGCTGGTGGTCATCATCGTGGTGGTCTTCAGCATCTTCTTCCTCGTCCCCAAATGGGCGGGCGTCGACATCGCCACGAGCTTCGTGGGCAAGCAGGCGGACCCCGCCTCGGTCGAGGCCGTACGGGAGAAGCTCGGCCTGGCCGACCCGATCTACTCCCAGGTCTGGGAGTTCTTCAAGGGCATCTTCGTCGGCCGCACCTACTCGGGCGGCGGCGACGTCACGAACTGCGCCGCGCCCTGCTTCGGCTACTCGTTCCGCAGCGAGCAGTCCGTCTGGCCGGTGCTGACCGACCGCTTCCCGGTGACCCTGGGCCTGGCGCTCGGTGCCGCCGTGCTGTGGCTGGTCTTCGGTGTCGCGGCGGGTGTGCTCTCCGCGCTCAAGCGCGGCAGCATCTGGGACCGCGGCGCGATGGTCGTCGCGCTCAGCGGTGTCTCGCTCCCCATCTACTTCACCGGCCTGCTCTCGCTCGCCATCTTCAGCTACGGACTGGGCTGGATCGACGGGCAGTACGTGCCCCTCAAGGACGGCTTCGGCGGCTGGCTCGGCGGCATGATCCTGCCCTGGATCACCCTCGCCTTCCTCTACGCGGCGATGTACGCCCGGATCACCCGCGCCACCATGCTGGAGATCCTCGGCGAGGACTACATCCGCACCGCCCGCGCAAAGGGCCTGCGCGAGCCGGTCGTCATCCGCAAGCACGCCATGCGCTCCACGATGACCCCCATCCTCACCATGCTCGGCATGGACCTCGGCGCCCTCATCGGCGGCGCGATCCTCACCGAGACCACGTTCAGCCTGCCCGGCCTCGGACAGAAGGTGCTCGACGCGATCAAGAACCAGGACCTGCCCTTCATCCTGGGCGTCACCCTGATCACCTCGCTCGCGGTGCTCGTCGCCAACCTCGTCGTGGACATCCTGTACGCCGTCATCGACCCCCGAGTGAGGCTGGCATGA
- a CDS encoding ABC transporter ATP-binding protein — MTDIGKSGAAVGEPRAVKDSPAPSAFLEVRDLKVHFPTDDGLVKSVDGLSFQLEKGKTLGIVGESGSGKSVTSLGIMGLHTAGQYGKRKARISGEIWLDGTELLSADPDHVRKLRGRQMSMIFQDPLSAMHPYYTIGQQIVEAYRVHHDVDKKTAKRRAVEMLDRVGIPQPDKRVDSYPHEFSGGMRQRAMIAMSLVNNPELLIADEPTTALDVTVQAQILDLIRDLQTEFGSAVIIITHDLGVVAELADDLLVMYAGRCVERGPAEKVFYEPRHPYTWGLLGSMPRLDREQQERLIPVKGSPPSLINVPSGCAFNPRCPYADVPKDDLTRTVRPELAEVGSRHWAACHMSTEQRERIWTEEIAPKL, encoded by the coding sequence ATGACCGACATCGGCAAGAGCGGAGCGGCGGTCGGCGAGCCGCGGGCCGTCAAGGACTCGCCGGCACCCTCCGCCTTCCTGGAAGTGCGCGACCTGAAGGTGCACTTCCCGACCGACGACGGCCTGGTCAAGTCCGTCGACGGGCTCAGCTTCCAGCTGGAGAAGGGCAAGACCCTCGGCATCGTGGGCGAGTCCGGCTCCGGCAAGTCGGTGACCTCGCTCGGCATCATGGGCCTGCACACCGCCGGCCAGTACGGCAAGCGCAAGGCGCGGATATCCGGCGAGATCTGGCTGGACGGCACCGAGCTGCTGTCCGCCGACCCCGACCACGTGCGCAAGCTGCGCGGCCGGCAGATGTCGATGATCTTCCAGGACCCGCTGTCCGCGATGCACCCGTACTACACGATCGGGCAGCAGATCGTGGAGGCGTACCGGGTCCACCACGACGTCGACAAGAAGACCGCCAAGCGGCGCGCGGTGGAGATGCTCGACCGGGTCGGCATCCCGCAGCCCGACAAGCGCGTCGACAGCTACCCGCACGAGTTCTCCGGCGGTATGCGCCAGCGCGCGATGATCGCGATGTCGCTGGTCAACAACCCCGAGCTGCTCATCGCGGACGAGCCGACGACCGCCCTGGACGTCACCGTCCAGGCGCAGATCCTCGACCTCATCCGCGACCTGCAGACGGAGTTCGGCTCCGCGGTCATCATCATCACCCACGACCTGGGCGTCGTCGCCGAGCTCGCCGACGACCTGCTGGTGATGTACGCGGGCCGCTGCGTGGAGCGCGGACCGGCCGAGAAGGTGTTCTACGAGCCCCGCCACCCCTACACCTGGGGCCTGCTCGGCTCGATGCCGCGGCTCGACCGCGAACAGCAGGAACGCCTCATCCCGGTCAAGGGCTCCCCGCCCTCCCTGATCAACGTGCCGTCCGGCTGCGCCTTCAACCCGCGCTGCCCGTACGCGGACGTCCCCAAGGACGATCTGACCCGCACGGTCCGCCCCGAGCTGGCCGAGGTGGGCAGCCGGCACTGGGCCGCCTGCCACATGAGCACGGAGCAGCGGGAGCGCATCTGGACCGAAGAGATCGCCCCGAAGCTGTGA
- a CDS encoding ABC transporter ATP-binding protein gives MTTPAKSEGATLTKDAASGETLLKVTGLQKHFPIRKGLLQRQVGAVRAVDGLDFEVRRGETLGVVGESGCGKSTMGRLITRLLEPTAGKVDFEGKDITHLGVGGMRPLRRDVQMIFQDPYSSLNPRHTIGTIIGAPFKLQGVSPEGGVKKEVQRLLSVVGLSPEHYNRYPHEFSGGQRQRIGIARALALRPKLVVADEPVSALDVSIQAQVVNLLDDLQQELGLTYVIIAHDLSVVRHVSDRIAVMYLGKIVELADRDLLYKTPMHPYTKALMSAVPIPDPSRKSAKSERILLQGDVPSPIAPPSGCRFHTRCWKATEICRTTEPPLLQLRPGQQVACHHPENFADQAPQDTVLLRDAKKAAETVSDEALAESAATSAAVAAEVAEEPAPAPEETPVAKDADVSKGASAAAEDASGAAKGAAEKPGLAKDVTKVTGEAAASKAADAADTSDASDTDTDTDTDAADGEAGAEGQESTPK, from the coding sequence GTGACCACTCCCGCCAAGAGCGAAGGCGCGACCCTCACCAAGGACGCCGCGAGCGGCGAGACGCTGCTGAAGGTGACCGGTCTGCAGAAGCACTTCCCGATCCGCAAGGGCCTGCTCCAGCGGCAGGTCGGCGCGGTCCGGGCGGTCGACGGACTCGACTTCGAGGTGCGCCGGGGCGAGACCCTGGGCGTCGTCGGCGAGTCCGGCTGCGGCAAGTCCACGATGGGCCGGCTCATCACCCGGCTGCTCGAACCGACCGCGGGAAAGGTCGACTTCGAGGGCAAGGACATCACGCACCTCGGCGTCGGCGGCATGCGCCCGCTGCGCCGCGACGTGCAGATGATCTTCCAGGACCCGTACTCGTCGCTGAACCCGCGCCACACCATCGGCACGATCATCGGCGCTCCCTTCAAGCTCCAGGGCGTCTCGCCCGAGGGCGGCGTCAAGAAGGAAGTGCAGCGGCTGCTGTCGGTCGTGGGCCTCAGCCCCGAGCACTACAACCGCTACCCGCACGAGTTCTCCGGCGGCCAGCGGCAGCGCATCGGCATCGCCCGTGCCCTCGCGCTCCGCCCCAAGCTGGTCGTGGCGGACGAGCCGGTCTCCGCGCTCGACGTGTCGATCCAGGCCCAGGTCGTCAACCTGCTCGACGACCTCCAGCAGGAGCTGGGCCTGACGTACGTGATCATCGCGCACGACCTGTCCGTCGTCCGGCACGTCTCCGACCGCATCGCCGTGATGTACCTCGGCAAGATCGTGGAGCTGGCCGACCGCGACCTGCTCTACAAGACGCCGATGCACCCGTACACCAAGGCGCTGATGTCGGCGGTGCCGATCCCGGACCCGTCGCGCAAGTCGGCCAAGAGCGAGCGCATCCTGCTCCAGGGCGACGTGCCCTCGCCGATCGCGCCGCCGAGCGGCTGCCGGTTCCACACCCGGTGCTGGAAGGCGACGGAGATCTGCCGCACCACCGAGCCGCCGCTGCTCCAGCTGCGGCCGGGCCAGCAGGTGGCCTGCCACCACCCGGAGAACTTCGCCGACCAGGCGCCGCAGGACACCGTGCTGCTGCGGGACGCGAAGAAGGCGGCCGAGACGGTCTCCGACGAGGCGCTCGCGGAGTCCGCGGCCACGTCGGCGGCGGTGGCGGCCGAGGTGGCGGAGGAGCCGGCGCCCGCGCCGGAGGAGACGCCCGTCGCCAAGGACGCCGACGTCTCGAAGGGCGCCTCCGCCGCGGCGGAGGACGCCTCCGGCGCGGCGAAGGGTGCGGCGGAGAAGCCGGGGCTGGCCAAGGACGTCACCAAGGTGACGGGCGAGGCCGCCGCGTCGAAGGCGGCCGACGCCGCTGACACCTCCGACGCTTCCGACACCGACACCGACACCGACACCGACGCCGCCGACGGTGAGGCCGGTGCCGAGGGTCAGGAGTCAACTCCGAAGTAA
- a CDS encoding M1 family metallopeptidase, with protein sequence MALSRSARLLTLATAAASFLVVAAGAHPAPGAPGIGDSYFPQLGNGGFDARHYDLSVAYDPDTDRLDGRTTLTARATQNLSSFDLDLQKLEVTRVDVNGRRATFAREGHEIRITPRSPLAKGRTFTVSVTYGGIPEPLGGPIVFGSSYGWMKTDDGVFVACEPNAASTWFPSSDHPSDKATYDIRIKAPRGLTGVSNGRLVSTRDRGDSTYAHWRESRPMASYLATATIGKFDVRTGRTPAGTPIYVAVDPVLKNSNNVDVYAVTAEATDYWSEVFGPYPFEETGAIVDDMPQAGFSLEVQSKPAYSAVRSASTIVHELAHQWFGDSVSVKHWKDIWLNEGFATYAQWLWAEHQGTRSAHDSFLADYDSRPADSAFWQVKVADPQRDTMFASAVYDRGAMTLQVLRERIGDRAFFRLLPAWTRLHRYGNAETADFVRLAEKISGQRLVDLFDTWLYSTGRPELS encoded by the coding sequence ATGGCACTCTCCCGTTCGGCACGTCTGCTGACCCTCGCCACCGCGGCGGCCTCCTTCCTCGTCGTCGCCGCCGGTGCGCACCCCGCCCCCGGCGCCCCCGGCATCGGTGACAGCTACTTCCCCCAGCTCGGCAACGGCGGCTTCGACGCCCGCCACTACGACCTGAGCGTCGCCTACGACCCGGACACCGACCGCCTCGACGGACGGACCACCCTCACCGCCCGGGCCACCCAGAACCTCTCCTCCTTCGACCTCGACCTGCAGAAGCTGGAGGTCACCCGCGTCGACGTCAACGGCAGACGTGCGACGTTCGCCCGCGAGGGGCACGAGATCCGCATCACCCCGCGCTCGCCCCTCGCCAAGGGCCGCACCTTCACCGTCTCCGTCACCTACGGCGGCATACCCGAGCCGCTGGGCGGGCCCATCGTCTTCGGCTCCTCCTACGGGTGGATGAAGACCGACGACGGCGTCTTCGTGGCCTGCGAGCCCAACGCCGCCTCCACGTGGTTCCCCTCCAGCGACCACCCCTCCGACAAGGCCACCTACGACATCCGCATCAAGGCCCCGCGCGGCCTGACCGGCGTCTCCAACGGACGGCTGGTCTCCACCCGGGACCGCGGCGACTCCACCTACGCCCACTGGCGCGAGAGCCGGCCCATGGCCTCCTACCTGGCCACCGCCACCATCGGGAAGTTCGACGTCAGGACGGGCCGCACCCCCGCCGGCACCCCGATCTACGTCGCCGTCGACCCGGTCCTGAAGAACAGCAACAACGTCGACGTCTACGCCGTCACCGCCGAGGCGACGGACTACTGGTCCGAGGTCTTCGGTCCGTACCCCTTCGAGGAGACCGGGGCGATCGTCGACGACATGCCCCAGGCCGGCTTCTCGCTGGAGGTGCAGTCCAAGCCCGCCTACTCGGCCGTCCGCAGTGCGTCGACCATCGTGCACGAGCTGGCCCACCAGTGGTTCGGCGACTCCGTCTCCGTCAAGCACTGGAAGGACATCTGGCTCAACGAGGGCTTCGCCACCTACGCCCAGTGGCTGTGGGCCGAGCACCAGGGCACCCGCTCGGCGCACGACTCCTTCCTCGCCGACTACGACTCCCGCCCGGCGGACAGCGCGTTCTGGCAGGTGAAGGTGGCCGACCCGCAGCGCGACACCATGTTCGCCTCCGCCGTCTACGACCGGGGCGCGATGACCCTCCAGGTGCTGCGCGAACGCATCGGCGACCGGGCCTTCTTCCGGCTGCTGCCCGCCTGGACCCGGCTGCACCGCTACGGCAACGCGGAGACGGCCGACTTCGTCCGCCTCGCCGAGAAGATCTCCGGGCAGCGGCTCGTCGACCTCTTCGACACCTGGCTCTACTCCACGGGCAGGCCCGAGCTCTCCTAG
- a CDS encoding trimeric intracellular cation channel family protein, protein MLQQLFSPSVQHTLDLVGIFVFAISGALLAVRKNFDVFGIAVLAEVTALGGGLFRDLIIGAVPPAAFTDKGYFVTPLCAALLVFFLHPQVERIQGAVNVFDAAGLGLFCVAGTTKAYEYGLNLTASAALGLATAVGGGVLRDVLANEVPSLLRWDRDLYAVPAIVGACMVAVFLHYDVLTAFTTAFAVTTAFVLRLLALRFHWRAPRAWNRRSTVREVPEEASTPAGAGEPGASAAEAGEREKATA, encoded by the coding sequence GTGCTCCAGCAACTGTTCAGCCCGTCCGTCCAGCACACGCTGGACCTCGTCGGCATCTTCGTCTTCGCGATCTCCGGTGCGCTGCTGGCCGTGCGCAAGAACTTCGACGTCTTCGGCATCGCCGTGCTCGCGGAGGTCACCGCGCTCGGCGGCGGCCTCTTCCGCGATCTGATCATCGGTGCCGTGCCGCCGGCCGCCTTCACCGACAAGGGGTACTTCGTCACCCCGCTCTGCGCCGCGCTGCTGGTCTTCTTCCTCCACCCGCAGGTGGAGCGGATCCAGGGCGCGGTCAACGTCTTCGACGCGGCCGGTCTCGGCCTGTTCTGCGTCGCCGGCACGACGAAGGCGTACGAGTACGGGCTCAACCTCACCGCCTCGGCCGCGCTCGGGCTGGCCACCGCGGTGGGCGGGGGAGTGCTGCGGGACGTCCTCGCCAACGAGGTGCCCTCGCTGCTGCGCTGGGACCGCGATCTGTACGCGGTGCCGGCGATCGTCGGCGCGTGCATGGTCGCCGTCTTCCTCCACTACGACGTGCTGACCGCGTTCACCACGGCGTTCGCGGTGACCACGGCCTTCGTCCTGCGGCTGCTCGCCCTGCGCTTCCACTGGCGGGCCCCGCGGGCGTGGAACCGGCGCTCGACGGTGCGGGAGGTGCCGGAGGAGGCCTCCACGCCGGCCGGGGCCGGCGAGCCGGGCGCGTCGGCGGCCGAGGCGGGCGAACGAGAGAAAGCTACCGCTTAG
- a CDS encoding thioesterase family protein encodes MSDAPTAPPVAPAARATIGDSEFDRDTRVTRRDPDVPGVYDIDLSAGWTILNAVNGGYLLAVLGRALADTLPHADPFTVSAHYLTASRPGPSVVRTDVVRTGRTLSTGQASLFQYDDEGREVERIRVLASYGDLDALPDDVRTSAEPPAIPPPDQCFGSGDSPTPVFGASTFTERVTARVDPATLGWALGSPSGKGEMRAWFGLADGRDADPLSLLLAVDALPPTAFELGLSGWVPTVELTVHVRARPAPGPLRVSITTRNLAGGFLEEDAEVWDASDRLVAQSRQLARVRL; translated from the coding sequence ATGTCAGACGCACCCACCGCACCGCCCGTCGCTCCCGCCGCCCGGGCCACGATCGGCGACAGCGAGTTCGACCGGGACACCCGGGTCACCCGACGCGACCCCGACGTCCCCGGTGTCTACGACATCGACCTCTCCGCCGGCTGGACGATCCTGAACGCGGTCAACGGCGGCTATCTCCTCGCGGTCCTCGGCCGCGCCCTCGCGGACACGCTGCCGCACGCCGACCCGTTCACCGTCTCCGCGCACTACCTCACCGCCTCCCGCCCCGGCCCCTCGGTTGTCCGCACGGACGTCGTCCGCACCGGCCGCACCCTCTCCACCGGCCAGGCCTCCCTCTTCCAGTACGACGACGAGGGGCGGGAGGTCGAGCGGATCCGCGTCCTCGCCTCCTACGGCGACCTGGACGCCCTCCCCGACGACGTCCGCACCTCCGCCGAGCCGCCCGCGATCCCGCCGCCCGACCAGTGCTTCGGCTCCGGCGACTCGCCCACCCCGGTCTTCGGCGCCTCGACGTTCACCGAGCGGGTGACGGCCCGGGTGGACCCCGCGACCCTGGGCTGGGCGCTGGGCTCCCCGTCCGGCAAGGGCGAGATGCGCGCCTGGTTCGGCCTGGCCGACGGCCGCGACGCCGACCCGCTCTCGCTGCTGCTGGCGGTCGACGCGCTGCCCCCGACCGCCTTCGAACTCGGCCTCTCCGGCTGGGTCCCCACCGTCGAACTCACCGTCCACGTCCGCGCCCGCCCGGCCCCCGGCCCGCTGCGGGTCTCGATCACCACCCGCAACCTGGCCGGCGGCTTCCTGGAGGAGGACGCCGAGGTCTGGGACGCCTCCGACCGCCTGGTCGCCCAGTCCCGCCAACTGGCGAGGGTGCGGCTGTAG
- a CDS encoding TetR family transcriptional regulator: protein MSHTFGVRQAQKQRTRRALLDAALGLLEEQSLSSLGLREVTRAVGVAPTAFYRHFRSTADLGVALVEEALGSLHPMIGATVSVPGDSEERIARAVELISRHVEAHPAHVRFVARERHGGVAPVREAIRRELARFAEEVRGELAGQPESAGWSDDDLLMLAELYVDQMLVTASLFLEASEAEETEEAEGSEETEGAEGTEGTEGATTAEQRDAAGRARDRVARVAARQLRLISIGRRHWLDG, encoded by the coding sequence ATGAGTCACACTTTCGGTGTCCGCCAGGCCCAGAAGCAGAGGACCCGCCGGGCGCTCCTGGACGCCGCGCTCGGGCTGCTGGAGGAGCAGAGCCTGAGCAGCCTGGGGCTGCGGGAGGTCACGCGGGCGGTGGGGGTCGCACCGACCGCCTTCTACCGGCACTTCCGTTCGACGGCCGACCTCGGCGTCGCGCTCGTCGAGGAGGCGCTCGGCTCGCTGCACCCGATGATCGGCGCGACGGTGTCCGTCCCCGGCGACAGCGAGGAACGCATCGCCCGCGCCGTCGAGTTGATCTCCCGGCACGTGGAGGCGCACCCCGCGCACGTGCGGTTCGTCGCCCGTGAGCGGCACGGCGGGGTGGCGCCGGTGCGGGAGGCGATACGCCGGGAACTGGCCCGGTTCGCCGAGGAGGTGCGCGGCGAGCTCGCCGGGCAGCCGGAGTCCGCGGGCTGGAGCGACGACGACCTGCTGATGCTCGCGGAGCTCTACGTCGACCAGATGCTGGTGACGGCCTCACTCTTCCTGGAGGCCAGTGAGGCGGAAGAGACGGAAGAGGCGGAAGGATCCGAAGAAACCGAAGGGGCGGAGGGGACCGAGGGGACCGAGGGAGCCACGACCGCCGAGCAGCGGGACGCGGCCGGCCGCGCGCGCGACCGCGTGGCCCGGGTGGCCGCCCGCCAGTTGCGGCTCATCAGCATCGGCCGACGTCACTGGCTGGACGGCTGA
- a CDS encoding DUF4190 domain-containing protein: MELTATPTRRTGKRDTDGMAVASFVLGLLGLLVLNLFLGPIAIVLASVALWRGTKRPGRAILGLTLGVADLIVLVTLMQADNTVSWSF; the protein is encoded by the coding sequence ATGGAACTCACCGCCACACCGACCCGGCGCACCGGCAAGCGGGACACCGACGGCATGGCCGTGGCGTCCTTCGTCCTCGGCCTGCTCGGCCTGCTGGTCCTCAACCTCTTCCTGGGCCCCATCGCCATCGTCCTGGCGTCGGTCGCGCTCTGGCGAGGCACCAAGCGCCCGGGCCGAGCGATCCTCGGCCTCACCCTGGGTGTGGCCGACCTGATCGTCCTGGTCACCTTGATGCAGGCCGACAACACGGTCTCCTGGAGCTTCTGA
- a CDS encoding cysteine desulfurase family protein, which produces MAYLDHAATTPMLPEAAAALTAQLGITGNASSLHASGRRARRTVEESRESLAEALGARPSEVVFTSGGTEADNLAVKGLYWSRRAADPRRTRVLASPVEHHAVLDAVHWLGEREGATVEYLPVDTYGRVHPEALREALARNPQDVALATVMWANNEIGTLFPVTELAEVAREFDVPLHADAVQAFGQVPVDFAASGLAAMTVSGHKIGGPYGIGALVLGRDQDPVPVLHGGGQERHVRSGTLDVPAIASFAVAGRLAAERREEFAREIGALRDQLVDAVRTAVPDALLGGDPAPGGRLPANAHFTFPGCEGDSLLLLLDAQGIECSTGSACTAGVAQPSHVLLATGTDPDLARGTLRFSLGHTSTEADVAAVAKAIGPAVERARTAGLT; this is translated from the coding sequence ATGGCATACCTCGACCACGCCGCCACCACGCCCATGCTCCCCGAGGCCGCGGCGGCGCTGACCGCCCAGCTCGGGATCACCGGCAACGCGTCCTCCCTCCACGCATCCGGCCGCAGGGCCCGCCGCACGGTCGAGGAGTCCCGCGAATCCCTCGCCGAGGCGCTCGGCGCCCGCCCCAGCGAGGTCGTGTTCACCTCCGGCGGCACCGAGGCCGACAACCTCGCCGTCAAGGGCCTGTACTGGTCCCGCCGCGCCGCCGACCCCCGCCGCACCCGCGTCCTCGCCAGCCCCGTCGAGCACCACGCCGTCCTGGACGCCGTCCACTGGCTCGGCGAACGCGAGGGCGCCACCGTCGAGTACCTCCCCGTCGACACCTACGGCAGGGTCCACCCCGAGGCGCTGCGCGAGGCCCTCGCCCGCAACCCCCAGGACGTGGCGCTCGCCACGGTCATGTGGGCCAACAACGAGATCGGCACCCTCTTCCCGGTCACCGAACTGGCCGAGGTGGCGCGGGAGTTCGACGTGCCGCTGCACGCCGACGCCGTCCAGGCCTTCGGCCAGGTCCCGGTGGACTTCGCCGCCTCCGGCCTCGCCGCGATGACCGTCTCCGGTCACAAGATCGGCGGCCCGTACGGCATCGGCGCGCTGGTCCTCGGCCGTGACCAGGACCCCGTCCCCGTGCTGCACGGCGGCGGCCAGGAGCGGCACGTGCGCTCCGGCACGCTCGACGTACCCGCGATCGCCTCCTTCGCCGTCGCGGGCCGGCTCGCCGCCGAGCGGCGCGAGGAGTTCGCCCGGGAGATCGGCGCCCTGCGCGACCAGCTCGTCGACGCCGTCCGGACGGCCGTCCCCGACGCGCTTCTCGGCGGCGACCCCGCTCCGGGGGGCCGGCTGCCCGCCAACGCGCACTTCACCTTCCCCGGCTGCGAGGGCGACTCCCTGCTGCTCCTGCTGGACGCCCAGGGCATCGAGTGCTCCACCGGCTCCGCCTGCACGGCGGGCGTCGCCCAGCCCAGCCACGTCCTCCTCGCCACCGGCACCGACCCCGACCTCGCCCGCGGCACCCTGCGCTTCTCCCTCGGCCACACGTCCACCGAGGCCGACGTGGCGGCCGTCGCCAAGGCGATCGGCCCGGCCGTGGAACGCGCCCGCACGGCGGGCCTCACATAA
- a CDS encoding N-acetylmuramoyl-L-alanine amidase has protein sequence MGAEQTEEKTERPRTSEDDGDRRLGRRALLVGGAAAALGTVVLARDELSHLWWRLPGVERPREGGAVDYRGAQWIAAASANLRRADRPDDYPIDRVIIHVTQGSYSSAVNVFQDPSHKAAAHYVIRKDGHVAQMIRELDVAFHAGNRKYNERSIGIEHEGFVEKASSFTDAMYEASARLTAAICARYAIPVDRTHIIGHVEVPGTDHTDPGRYWDWDRYMKLVRRARTAAAA, from the coding sequence ATGGGGGCTGAACAGACGGAGGAGAAGACGGAGCGCCCGCGGACGTCCGAGGACGACGGCGACCGGCGGCTCGGGCGGCGGGCGCTGCTCGTCGGCGGCGCGGCGGCCGCGCTGGGCACGGTCGTACTGGCCCGGGACGAGCTGTCGCACCTGTGGTGGCGGCTGCCGGGCGTGGAGCGGCCGCGCGAGGGCGGCGCGGTCGACTACCGGGGCGCCCAGTGGATAGCCGCCGCCTCCGCCAATCTGCGGCGGGCGGACCGGCCCGACGACTACCCCATCGACCGGGTGATCATCCACGTCACCCAGGGCAGCTACAGCAGCGCGGTCAACGTCTTCCAGGACCCCTCGCACAAGGCGGCGGCGCACTACGTCATACGCAAGGACGGCCATGTCGCGCAGATGATCCGCGAACTGGACGTGGCGTTCCACGCGGGCAACCGGAAGTACAACGAGCGGAGCATCGGCATAGAGCACGAGGGCTTCGTGGAGAAGGCGTCCTCGTTCACGGACGCGATGTACGAGGCGTCGGCGCGGCTGACGGCGGCGATCTGCGCGCGGTACGCGATACCCGTCGACCGCACGCACATCATCGGCCATGTGGAGGTGCCGGGCACGGACCACACCGATCCCGGGCGGTACTGGGACTGGGACCGGTACATGAAGCTGGTGCGCAGGGCGCGTACGGCCGCCGCGGCGTAG
- the mnmA gene encoding tRNA 2-thiouridine(34) synthase MnmA encodes MTDDTPQRPRPLRVLAAMSGGVDSAVAAARAAEAGHDVTGVHLALSANPQSFRTGARGCCTIEDSRDARRAADVIGIPFYVWDLAERFREDVVEDFVAEYEAGRTPNPCLRCNERIKFAALLDKALALGFDAVCTGHYAQVILREDGTRELHRASDMAKDQSYVLGVLDDRQLAHAMFPLGDTVTTKDEIRAEAERRGLAVARKPDSHDICFIADGDTQGFLANRLGRAEGDIVDESGAKVGSHEGAYGFTIGQRKGLRLGTPAADGKPRYVLDISPVTNTVTVGPAAALDVDALTAVKPRWCGAAPSGPGTYTAQLRAHGGETEVTAELVDGLLEVAFTAPVRGVAPGQAIVLYDGTRVVGSATIASTRRATAAVG; translated from the coding sequence ATGACTGACGACACCCCGCAGCGCCCCCGCCCCCTTCGCGTCCTCGCCGCCATGTCCGGCGGGGTCGACTCCGCCGTCGCCGCCGCCCGCGCCGCGGAAGCGGGCCACGACGTCACCGGCGTCCACCTCGCGCTCTCCGCGAACCCGCAGTCGTTCCGTACGGGCGCGCGGGGCTGTTGCACCATCGAGGACTCGCGGGACGCCCGCCGCGCCGCGGACGTCATCGGCATCCCGTTCTACGTCTGGGACCTCGCCGAGCGGTTCCGCGAGGACGTGGTGGAGGACTTCGTCGCCGAGTACGAGGCCGGCCGCACCCCCAACCCCTGTCTGCGCTGCAACGAGAGGATCAAGTTCGCCGCGCTGCTCGACAAGGCGCTCGCGCTCGGCTTCGACGCGGTCTGCACCGGCCACTACGCCCAGGTGATCCTGCGCGAGGACGGCACCCGCGAACTGCACCGCGCCTCCGACATGGCCAAGGACCAGTCGTACGTCCTCGGCGTGCTGGACGACAGGCAGCTCGCCCACGCCATGTTCCCGCTCGGCGACACGGTGACGACGAAGGACGAGATCCGCGCGGAGGCCGAGCGCCGGGGCCTGGCCGTGGCCAGGAAGCCCGACTCGCACGACATCTGCTTCATCGCCGACGGCGACACCCAGGGCTTCCTCGCGAACCGCCTGGGCCGGGCGGAGGGCGACATCGTCGACGAGTCCGGCGCCAAGGTGGGCAGCCACGAGGGCGCTTACGGGTTCACCATCGGCCAGCGCAAGGGCCTGCGCCTGGGCACCCCGGCCGCCGACGGCAAGCCGCGCTACGTCCTGGACATCTCCCCGGTGACGAACACGGTCACGGTCGGCCCGGCCGCCGCCCTGGACGTCGACGCCCTCACCGCCGTCAAGCCCCGCTGGTGCGGCGCGGCCCCCTCGGGCCCCGGCACCTACACGGCCCAACTCCGCGCCCACGGCGGCGAGACGGAGGTGACGGCCGAGCTGGTGGACGGCCTCCTGGAGGTCGCCTTCACCGCCCCCGTCCGCGGCGTCGCCCCCGGCCAGGCCATCGTCCTGTACGACGGCACACGGGTCGTCGGCTCCGCCACGATCGCCTCGACGCGGCGGGCGACGGCGGCGGTGGGCTGA